In a single window of the Niabella ginsenosidivorans genome:
- a CDS encoding glycosyltransferase family 17 protein: MKIYDCFTFFNELDLLEFRLKLLDKYVDYFVLAESNLTHSGKKKEYFYEKNKDRFQQWHHKIIHLPIVQKTEGLHFGENETKYNTENGSWKLENEHRNALHAIAPQLNKDDLVILSDLDEIPAPSILDNRNAPETPVVLSMLFHYYYLNCQQTGASKWWKGSILSSGEYFQKHTPQSLRDQRIGLSAIKKGGWHFSFLGGMEKIKYKLESFAHTEFNKPEYLDEKHIRSALQEGRDLFKQNKNRFRFVSINTYPEPLRKLAMQYPAFLAPGPASLTTRIRNLFMKNPG; encoded by the coding sequence ATGAAAATTTACGACTGTTTTACGTTCTTTAACGAGCTCGATCTTCTTGAATTCAGATTAAAGCTTTTGGACAAATATGTAGACTATTTTGTTCTGGCAGAATCAAATCTTACTCATTCCGGCAAAAAAAAGGAGTATTTCTATGAAAAAAATAAAGACCGGTTTCAACAATGGCACCATAAAATAATTCACCTGCCGATTGTTCAGAAAACAGAGGGGCTTCATTTTGGTGAAAATGAAACAAAGTATAATACCGAAAACGGGTCCTGGAAACTCGAAAATGAGCACCGGAATGCGCTTCATGCGATTGCCCCGCAGTTGAATAAAGATGATTTGGTTATACTGAGCGATTTAGATGAGATTCCTGCTCCTTCCATACTTGATAACAGAAATGCGCCGGAGACTCCTGTTGTTTTATCAATGCTTTTTCATTATTACTATCTGAATTGTCAGCAAACAGGTGCTTCAAAATGGTGGAAAGGATCCATACTGTCATCCGGGGAATACTTTCAGAAACATACGCCACAATCATTAAGGGATCAGCGTATTGGCCTCTCTGCTATAAAAAAAGGCGGCTGGCATTTCTCCTTTCTCGGGGGAATGGAAAAAATCAAATATAAACTGGAATCCTTTGCCCATACTGAATTTAACAAACCGGAATATCTGGATGAAAAACACATACGCTCTGCCCTTCAGGAAGGGAGGGATTTGTTCAAACAAAATAAGAATCGTTTTCGTTTTGTTTCTATAAATACTTATCCGGAGCCACTAAGAAAACTGGCAATGCAATACCCGGCGTTCCTGGCACCGGGACCTGCTTCCCTGACAACCAGGATCAGAAATTTGTTTATGAAAAATCCTGGTTAA
- the rplJ gene encoding 50S ribosomal protein L10: MTKEQKTEVIELLKGKFAQYDNFYITDTESLTVDQVGKLRRACFDKNVEMKVAKNTLIRKALESLDSEKYSGVFDSLHQVTALLFSENPKEPALILSSFRKEGKLDKPVLKAAFIDGSVYQGDNNLEVLTALKSKQDVIGEIIGLLQSPAKNVISGLNAGNKLASLVKALEERAN; this comes from the coding sequence ATGACTAAAGAACAAAAAACAGAAGTGATCGAATTGCTGAAAGGCAAATTTGCTCAATATGATAATTTTTATATTACCGATACTGAGTCATTAACTGTTGACCAGGTGGGTAAATTACGCCGTGCCTGCTTTGATAAGAATGTGGAGATGAAGGTGGCAAAAAACACGCTGATCCGCAAGGCGCTGGAATCGCTGGATAGCGAGAAATACTCCGGTGTATTTGATTCATTGCACCAGGTAACTGCCCTGTTGTTTTCTGAAAACCCGAAAGAGCCGGCTCTGATCTTAAGCTCTTTCCGTAAAGAAGGCAAACTGGATAAGCCTGTACTGAAGGCTGCTTTTATTGACGGAAGCGTTTACCAGGGAGACAATAACCTGGAAGTATTGACCGCCCTGAAAAGCAAACAGGATGTTATCGGCGAAATCATCGGCTTACTGCAATCTCCGGCCAAAAATGTTATCAGCGGCCTGAACGCAGGTAACAAGCTGGCCAGTCTTGTAAAAGCGCTGGAAGAGCGGGCTAATTAA
- the rplK gene encoding 50S ribosomal protein L11, with translation MAKEISGFVKLQVKGGQANPAPPVGPALGSKGVNIMEFCKQFNARTQDKMGKVLPVLITVYSDKSFEFVIKTPPASIQLMEAAKIQKGSKESNRAKVGKVTWDQVEAIAKDKMPDLNCFTVEAAMKMVAGTARSMGLNVEGKAPWEN, from the coding sequence ATGGCAAAAGAAATCTCTGGCTTTGTAAAGCTACAGGTAAAGGGTGGCCAGGCCAATCCTGCACCTCCGGTTGGGCCGGCGTTAGGTTCCAAAGGTGTGAACATCATGGAATTCTGTAAACAATTTAACGCGCGCACCCAGGACAAAATGGGAAAAGTACTTCCCGTATTAATCACTGTTTATAGCGACAAAAGTTTTGAATTTGTAATCAAAACTCCTCCTGCGTCTATCCAGTTAATGGAAGCTGCTAAAATTCAAAAAGGTTCTAAAGAAAGCAATCGTGCTAAAGTAGGTAAGGTAACCTGGGATCAGGTTGAGGCTATTGCAAAAGACAAGATGCCGGACCTGAACTGCTTCACTGTTGAGGCTGCTATGAAAATGGTGGCGGGCACCGCACGTAGCATGGGACTGAATGTTGAAGGTAAAGCCCCATGGGAAAATTAA
- the rplA gene encoding 50S ribosomal protein L1 translates to MAFISKKRKVANAKLDANKAYTLKEASALVKDINVAKFDASVDLHVRLGVDPKKADQAIRGTVTLPHGTGKTKRVLVLCTPEKEADATTAGADYVGLDEYVQKIEGGWTDVDVIIATPSVMPKIGKLGKILGPRNLMPNPKTGTVTNDVAAAVNEVKGGKIAFKVDKAGIVHASIGRVSFSADKIAENGQEFLNALIKAKPTTAKGTYLKGISMASTMSPGIPLDTKSFVQ, encoded by the coding sequence ATGGCATTCATTAGTAAAAAAAGAAAAGTTGCAAATGCAAAGCTGGACGCTAATAAGGCGTATACGCTGAAAGAGGCTTCTGCATTGGTAAAAGATATAAATGTTGCAAAGTTTGATGCTTCTGTTGACCTGCACGTGCGTTTAGGCGTAGATCCTAAAAAAGCAGACCAGGCGATTCGTGGCACCGTAACATTACCGCATGGAACCGGTAAAACAAAAAGAGTGCTGGTTCTTTGCACTCCTGAAAAAGAAGCGGATGCAACCACTGCAGGCGCTGATTATGTAGGATTGGATGAGTATGTTCAGAAAATTGAAGGCGGCTGGACAGATGTGGATGTAATTATAGCCACACCTTCCGTAATGCCTAAAATCGGAAAGCTGGGTAAGATCTTAGGTCCGCGTAACCTGATGCCCAACCCCAAAACAGGTACGGTTACCAATGATGTAGCTGCTGCTGTAAATGAAGTAAAAGGCGGTAAAATTGCATTTAAGGTAGATAAAGCGGGTATTGTGCACGCTTCTATAGGGCGTGTAAGCTTCAGCGCTGATAAGATTGCTGAAAATGGTCAGGAATTTTTAAATGCGCTGATCAAAGCAAAGCCCACTACCGCAAAAGGTACTTATTTAAAAGGGATCAGCATGGCAAGCACAATGAGCCCTGGTATTCCCCTGGACACAAAATCCTTTGTGCAATAA
- the rplL gene encoding 50S ribosomal protein L7/L12, protein MADLKAFAEQLVNLTVKEVNELAQILKDEYGIEPAAAAVAVAAPAAGGGAAAVEEKTAFDVILKASGPNKLNVVKVVKDLTGLGLKEAKELVDGAPKPVKEGVAKAEADDIAAKLKEAGAEVEVA, encoded by the coding sequence ATGGCAGATTTAAAAGCATTCGCAGAGCAGTTAGTAAACTTAACTGTAAAAGAAGTAAATGAGTTAGCTCAGATTTTAAAAGATGAGTACGGCATTGAGCCTGCAGCTGCTGCTGTAGCTGTTGCAGCTCCCGCTGCTGGTGGTGGCGCTGCTGCTGTTGAAGAAAAAACAGCATTTGATGTAATCTTAAAAGCATCTGGCCCTAACAAATTAAACGTGGTTAAGGTAGTTAAAGACTTAACTGGTTTAGGTTTGAAAGAAGCTAAAGAATTAGTGGATGGCGCTCCAAAACCTGTAAAAGAAGGAGTAGCTAAAGCTGAAGCTGATGACATCGCTGCTAAGCTGAAAGAAGCAGGTGCAGAAGTAGAAGTAGCTTAA
- a CDS encoding CgeB family protein, with product MKKVLLFAPDWVDFISEFEKNLKYCGFEVVTINRDIPPFKYKNAGQKIYNFLRKTFLRDFSYKKRLKEKHIKYHQYKFSSPADFYDYAFIVRADILTIDELKLIRQISVKMVGYHFDALHRYPGIFSRINYFDRFFVFDPEDLQKYPQYRLQFITNFYFDYPGSDIDTPSTGRTEYDLYYLGSYEPSRMNEIVKLSDFLIKNNTRYKIELFFYKDKLHKITPELEKLITCLTKSIPMQEYLLRVKKAAAILDFVLPQHTGLSFRVFESIRYEKKLVTTNQHVMHYDFYIPDNIFILNDNYEELAEFLKRPYVKLPAKIRKKYSFTNWIKNVFEEGSFEKIHLNTTVNAE from the coding sequence ATGAAAAAAGTATTACTATTTGCACCGGATTGGGTTGATTTTATTTCCGAATTTGAAAAAAACCTGAAATATTGCGGATTTGAGGTAGTAACGATAAATCGGGATATTCCCCCCTTTAAATACAAAAATGCCGGGCAGAAAATTTATAACTTTTTAAGGAAAACATTCTTACGCGATTTTTCGTACAAAAAAAGACTTAAAGAAAAGCATATTAAATATCACCAATATAAATTTAGCAGTCCGGCTGATTTTTACGATTATGCGTTTATAGTTCGGGCAGACATTCTCACCATTGATGAATTAAAACTCATCAGGCAAATTTCCGTTAAAATGGTAGGTTATCATTTTGATGCATTGCACAGGTATCCCGGGATTTTTAGCAGAATCAATTATTTTGACCGCTTTTTTGTTTTTGACCCTGAAGATCTTCAAAAATATCCCCAATACCGACTGCAGTTCATTACTAATTTCTATTTTGATTATCCCGGATCTGACATTGACACTCCTTCCACAGGCAGAACAGAATATGACCTTTACTATTTGGGCTCCTATGAACCATCAAGAATGAATGAGATAGTAAAGCTTAGTGATTTTTTAATAAAAAACAATACCCGTTACAAAATTGAGCTGTTCTTTTATAAAGATAAACTTCATAAAATAACCCCTGAACTGGAAAAGCTGATCACCTGCCTTACAAAGAGCATTCCTATGCAAGAGTACCTGCTGCGGGTGAAAAAAGCAGCAGCAATCCTGGACTTTGTTCTTCCGCAACATACGGGGCTTTCTTTCAGAGTGTTTGAAAGCATCAGATACGAAAAGAAACTGGTTACTACTAACCAGCATGTAATGCACTATGACTTTTATATCCCCGATAATATTTTCATTTTAAATGACAACTATGAGGAACTGGCTGAATTTCTGAAAAGGCCGTATGTAAAGCTGCCGGCAAAAATCAGGAAAAAGTATAGCTTTACAAATTGGATCAAAAACGTATTTGAAGAGGGATCATTTGAAAAGATTCATCTAAATACAACCGTAAACGCGGAATAG
- a CDS encoding ABC transporter ATP-binding protein — protein MKLKKFGRLFKYIGYYKWKILLYVSLAILATSLSVLSVAMLGPLMSIIFDTGGGDAAKQMLSGSSTGRLVTNILTTAITEHGKLFAVALCCMFIIVTTFLKNLFLYTSSYISVPVRSSIVIHLKNDVYKKILTLPVGYFSEQRKGDIMSRMTNDVALIEGSIINTMEGLVKDPITVIGYLFTMIFISPTLSLFLFILLPATAFIIGRISRSLKRQSNEASERVGETLGILDETLSGIRIVKAFCAEKILESRFIRMNSTLLGINKKMSARRDLASPLTELLGVIVLCVIIYFGANLILNGNRLQAGDLISYIAIFALMINPAKTLSTSYFNVQAGSAAIERLEELLNTPVTVQDNGRKQLEEFKDCIEFRNVCFSYNETPILKNISFSIPKGKTVALVGSSGAGKSTLADLVPRFHDTTSGEILFDGVNIKEYSIQSVREHIGIVTQEPILFNDTIANNITLAEPDASQEAIENAAKVANAYRFIENKPEKFETNIGDRGIKLSGGERQRLTIARAVLKNPPILILDEATSSLDTESERLVQDAINKMMQNRTSLVIAHRLSTVRHADEIIVLNRGEIAERGSHEKLMLIEGGIYRKLVDMQEMV, from the coding sequence ATGAAGCTAAAAAAATTTGGTCGGTTATTCAAATACATTGGTTATTACAAATGGAAGATCCTTCTTTATGTTTCGTTAGCCATTTTAGCTACCAGCCTGTCCGTATTGTCGGTTGCCATGCTGGGCCCGCTGATGTCCATTATTTTTGATACCGGCGGCGGAGATGCTGCCAAGCAAATGTTAAGCGGCAGTAGTACCGGGCGCCTGGTTACCAATATACTTACTACCGCCATTACTGAGCATGGAAAGCTTTTTGCAGTGGCACTCTGTTGTATGTTTATCATTGTAACCACCTTTTTAAAGAACCTGTTTTTATATACTTCCTCTTATATATCCGTTCCGGTAAGAAGCTCTATCGTCATCCATTTAAAAAATGATGTCTATAAAAAGATCCTTACCCTGCCGGTTGGCTATTTTTCCGAGCAGCGCAAAGGGGACATCATGTCAAGGATGACCAATGACGTGGCACTGATAGAAGGTTCTATAATCAATACCATGGAGGGGCTTGTAAAAGACCCCATTACAGTGATCGGGTACCTGTTTACCATGATCTTTATCAGTCCTACGCTATCCCTGTTTCTTTTTATTTTACTGCCTGCAACCGCATTTATTATCGGCCGCATCAGCCGGTCGTTAAAGCGACAAAGCAACGAGGCATCGGAACGGGTAGGAGAAACGCTTGGCATCCTGGATGAGACCCTCAGCGGCATCCGCATTGTAAAAGCCTTTTGTGCCGAAAAAATACTGGAGTCGCGGTTTATTCGCATGAATAGTACGCTGCTGGGTATTAATAAAAAAATGAGTGCCCGCAGGGACCTGGCATCGCCGCTTACAGAACTACTGGGTGTGATTGTACTGTGCGTGATCATTTATTTTGGCGCTAACCTGATTTTAAACGGGAACCGGCTGCAGGCAGGGGACCTGATTTCTTATATCGCCATTTTTGCCCTGATGATCAACCCGGCGAAAACACTTTCAACTTCTTATTTTAACGTACAGGCCGGCTCGGCCGCAATTGAACGGCTGGAAGAGCTGCTGAACACACCTGTTACGGTGCAGGATAACGGTAGAAAACAGCTTGAAGAATTTAAAGATTGCATTGAATTCCGGAATGTTTGTTTTTCTTATAACGAAACGCCCATTTTAAAGAACATCAGCTTTTCCATTCCCAAAGGTAAGACAGTGGCATTGGTAGGAAGCAGCGGCGCAGGAAAAAGCACCCTGGCTGACTTGGTGCCCCGGTTCCATGACACTACTTCCGGCGAGATCCTTTTTGACGGGGTCAATATTAAAGAATACAGCATTCAGAGTGTTCGTGAACATATCGGAATTGTAACACAGGAGCCTATTCTGTTCAATGATACCATTGCTAACAATATTACGCTGGCCGAACCGGATGCCAGCCAGGAGGCTATTGAGAATGCGGCAAAAGTGGCCAATGCATACCGGTTCATAGAGAATAAGCCTGAAAAATTTGAAACGAATATCGGCGACAGGGGTATAAAACTGAGCGGAGGTGAACGCCAGCGGCTGACCATTGCCCGGGCGGTACTGAAAAACCCGCCGATCCTTATTTTAGATGAAGCCACTTCCTCATTAGATACAGAAAGTGAACGTCTGGTGCAGGACGCTATTAATAAAATGATGCAGAACCGCACTTCGCTGGTTATTGCACACCGCTTAAGCACCGTACGGCATGCAGACGAAATTATTGTTTTGAACCGGGGCGAAATTGCTGAGCGGGGATCACATGAAAAATTAATGCTGATAGAAGGGGGGATCTACCGCAAGCTGGTAGATATGCAGGAGATGGTGTAA